A genomic region of Metopolophium dirhodum isolate CAU chromosome 1, ASM1992520v1, whole genome shotgun sequence contains the following coding sequences:
- the LOC132936548 gene encoding uncharacterized protein LOC132936548 produces MSSKPTQDLPAEEETDEDFMTRITQPRIWTVFKSEFIFQVFVDERFDEVLDMFKNNYIYEESLCNNNTLSSDQDSVDQFLYLIKHWISDTLSSIVIEKSSGKCIGIIVCRFCSIEDNSLEFSRLRLYEGEKWNIIQNFKNYLSQKVDIYKYYKTVAFFRVYAWFILPPYRGQGLGKKLLECVINQQLPEMVHLGCNVISGIFTNKKSQGIANSLGLKTLYEANYPEWANQNNVMLNKNVKAENTTASVMACQINQKQTLQS; encoded by the exons ATGTCGTCCAAGCCGACACAAGATTTACCGGCAGAAGAAGAAACAGACGAAGACTTCATGACGAGAATAACTCAACCTAGAATATGGACAGTCTTCAAATCAGAATTCATTTTTCAAGTATTTGTTGACGAGCGTTTCGACGAAGTCTTAGATatgtttaaa aataattatatttacgaaGAATCACTATGCAATAATAACACATTGTCATCAGATCAAGATTCAGttgatcaatttttatatttgatcaaaCATTGGATTTCGGATACTCTATCGTCCATCGTAATTGAAAAAAGCTCCGGGAAATGTATTGGAATAATTGTCTGCAGATTTTGTTCGATTGAAGATAACTCATTAGAGTTTAGCAGATTGAGA ttgTACGAAGGAGAAAAGTGGAATATAATACAGAATTTCAAAAACTACTTAAGCCAAAAAGTTgacatttacaaatattacaaaaccGTAGCATTCTTCAGAGTTTACGCTTGGTTTATTCTTCCTCCGTATAGAGGTCAAG GACTGGGTAAAAAACTGTTGGAGTGCGTAATCAATCAGCAGTTACCCGAGATGGTGCATCTGGGGTGTAACGTAATATCAGGAATATTCACAAACAAAAAGAGTCAAGGAATAGCGAATTCTTTGGGTCTGAAAACTTTGTACGAGGCTAATTACCCCGAGTGGGCTAATCAAAACAACGTCATGTTGAATAAAAACGTGAAAGCCGAAAATACAACAGCCAGTGTGATGGCTTGTCAAATAAATCAGAAGCAAACTCTGCagtcataa